One genomic segment of Choristoneura fumiferana chromosome Z, NRCan_CFum_1, whole genome shotgun sequence includes these proteins:
- the LOC141439662 gene encoding uncharacterized protein, with translation METNFVRADNTNLPKIDAFMVARFFKNNADYYAAELKNVKTAVSARESYGDDAIGYVQLHRERGICTVKCKMCPEHKVRAKGYNVTLTVDESDCEIISCECHDCAASAGGCKHAVAFLMWVHRRTEEPSCTSIECYWKKSTLSKVGTTMKYITVQQMSKKEVPHRPSSSALYDEFITEAKKRKIDNCELLKYQDDFRHSGIMKYSLHCLLLDQTPEIKNNVDKLIDLMKTSFTVTAISMIEEATRGQNKSSLWYEMRYGRITASKAHEVSVCHTPDGSLVATIMGAKVPDTAAMKRGRNLEHSVRKTVSKNLKKKTVCVGFLYAKTIP, from the exons ATGGAGACAAATTTTGTGCGAGCTGATAACACCAACCTACCCAAGATAGATGCGTTTATGGTCGCACGTTTCTTTAAGAATAACGCTGATTACTATGCTGCGGAACTTAAAAACGTAAAAACAGCAGT GTCTGCCAGGGAATCATATGGTGACGATGCGATTGGGTATGTCCAACTTCACCGAGAGCGTGGAATTTGCACAGTTAAGTGTAAGATGTGCCCAGAGCACAAAGTACGAGCCAAAGGATATAATGTGACATTGACTGTTGACGAAAGTGACTGTGAAATAATTAGCTGCGAGTGCCACGACTGTGCAGCTTCAGCCGGAGGATGTAAGCATGCAGTAGCTTTTTTGATGTGGGTCCATCGTCGCACTGAGGAACCTTCATGCACTTCCATTGAGTGTTATTGGAAGAAGTCCACGTTATCCAAAGTAGGGACTACGATGAAGTATATTACTGTGCAGCAGATGTCCAAAAAAGAAGTACCACACCGACCAAGTTCGTCTGCATTATATGATGAATTTATTACTGAAGCCAAAAAGAGAAAAATTGATAACTGTGAGTTATTAAAATACCAAGATGATTTTAGACACAGTGGCATTATGAAATATTCATTGCACTGTTTACTATTAGATCAAACTCCAGAAATCAAAAACAATGTAGACAAGCTTATTGACTTGATGAAAACATCATTCACTGTAACTGCAATAAGTATGATCGAAGAAGCAACAAGGGGGCAGAATAAAAGCAGCTTATGGTATGAGATGCGATATGGCCGTATCACAGCATCAAAGGCACACGAGGTTAGTGTTTGCCATACACCAGATGGGTCATTGGTGGCCACTATAATGGGTGCAAAAGTACCTGATACAGCAGCGATGAAGAGAGGCAGAAATTTGGAGCACTCTGTCAGAAAGACagtaagtaaaaatttaaaaaaaaaaacagtttgtgTGGGCTTTTTGTATGCAAAGACCATCCCATGA